A single window of Gossypium hirsutum isolate 1008001.06 chromosome A10, Gossypium_hirsutum_v2.1, whole genome shotgun sequence DNA harbors:
- the LOC107896903 gene encoding putative lipid-transfer protein DIR1, translating into MKGLQALILAMVTVMAIATTDAQSICSMPASGLMACKPAVTPPNPPPPTSTCCSALSHADMRCLCSYKNSKLLPSLGIDPNLAMKLPSLCKLPHPANC; encoded by the coding sequence ATGAAGGGTCTGCAGGCACTTATATTGGCAATGGTAACGGTTATGGCGATCGCTACAACTGATGCTCAAAGCATTTGCAGCATGCCAGCTTCAGGTTTGATGGCATGCAAACCAGCAGTGACCCCTCCCAACCCTCCGCCGCCCACGTCAACTTGCTGCTCCGCCCTCTCCCACGCTGACATGCGTTGCCTTTGCTCATATAAGAACTCCAAGCTGTTGCCTTCCCTTGGTATTGACCCAAACCTTGCCATGAAATTGCCTAGCTTGTGCAAGCTTCCTCATCCTGCAAATTGTTAG